The nucleotide sequence GCCCATGCGGGGCGGAAACGGCACGCTCTTGCCCAGCGCGTCCTGCACCTCCTGCGGCATGCCGGCCATCATCGGCGTTTCGAAGATGCCGGGCGCGATCGCCACCACGCGGATGCCGAGGCGTGCAAGTTCGCGCGCCACCGGCAGCGTCAGCGCCGCGACGCCGCCCTTGGACGCGGCGTAGGCGGCCTGGCCGATCTGGCCGTCGAACGCCGCCACCGACGCGGTGTTGACGATGACGCCGCGCTCACCCTCGCCGTCCGGCGCCTGCTTGGCGATGGCGTCTGCGGCGAGACGGATCATGTTGAAGGTGCCGATCAAGTTGATGTTGATGGCGCGGGCGAAGCTCTCCAGCTTGTGCGGACCCTCGCGGCCGACAACCCGCTCGCTCGGCGCGACCCCGGCGCAGTTGACGAGGCCGTGGAGGTGGCCGAACGCCTCAAGCGCCAGCGCCACCGCGGTGGCGCCGTCCTCGGGCTTGGTGACGTCGGCGGCAAGAAAGCGAAAGCTCGGGCCGAACTCCGCTTCGAGCGCGGCGCCGGCGGCCTGGTTGAGGTCGAGGCCGACCACCTTGGCACCGGCACCGACCAGGGCGCGGGCGCTTGCGGCGCCGAGCCCGGACCCGGCGCCGGTGACGAGAAAGACACGATCTTGAATGTTCATGGCTTTGTTTTCGCTGCTCAAGCCGCGCTGTCGCCGGCGTGAGTGGCGGCCTCCTTGGCCTGTTCGACCTCGCGCTTTCTCAGCACGAAACGCTGAAGCTTGCCGCTCGGTGTCTTGGGCAGTTGCTCGACGAACTCGATCTCGCGCGGGTAAGCGTGAGCGGACAGGCGCGTCTTGACATATTGGCGCAATTCCTCGGCGAGGTGCTCGGTCGGCTCGACGTCGGCGGTCAGCACCACATAGGCCTTGACGATCTCGGTGCGCTCGGGGTCGGGCTTGCCGATCACCGCCGCCTCGATCACCGTAGGGTGCTCGATCAGCGCGCTTTCGACGTCGAACGGACCGATGCGGTAGCCCGACGAGGTGATGACGTCGTCGGCCCGGCCGACGAAGCTGATCGAGCCGTCGGGCTCCAGCTCCACGGTGTCGCCGGTGCGGTAATAGCCGCCGGCGATCGCCGGGGTCTCCTGCTGCCAATAGCCGCCGAACCACAGCAGCGGCGAGCGGGCGATGTCGACGGCCAGGACGCCGGGGACGTTGGGCGGAAGCTCGCGGCTGTGCTCGTCCAGCACCGCGACGCGGTAGCCGGGCATGGCGAGGCCGGCCGAGCCGGGGTGCACAGGGTGGCGCAGGCGGTGGTGGTTGTTCACCACCATCCCGAGCTCGGTCTGGCCGTAATGGTCATAGATCGGCGCGTCGAGGTGCTCGCGGAACCAGCGGATCACCTCCGGGTTCAGCGGCTCGCCGGCACTGCTCACCGCGCGAAGCTGGCCCTTCACCGGCGCGGCTGGGGCCGGCCCCGCCGCGATCAGCAGGCGATAGGCGGTCGGGGCGCCGGCGAGGTTGGTGATGCCGCGGCGCTTGATCACGCCGTAGGTGCTTTCGGCGTTGAACGGCCCCTCGTAGAAGGTGGTGGCGTGGCCGAGCAGCAGCGGCCCGGTAACGGCGTAATAGAGGCCGTAGGCCCAGCCCGGATCGGCGATGTTCCAGAAGATGTCGTCCGGCCGCAGGTCGACCGCGTCGCGCATATAGGCATAGAACGCCGGCAGCGCGTCGAGCGGCACCGGCACGCCCTTGGGCAAGCCGGTGGTGCCGGAGGTCGACATCATCAGGAACAGGTCGGTGCCCTTGCGCAGCACCGGCTCGAACGCGGCCGACTTCGCCGCGATTTCGGCGCGGAAATCGATGTCGCCGAGCGGCACGCTGTCGCCGGGGCGGGTGACCACCGCCACAGGCGGGCAGTCGGCGATGTCGGCCAGCTTGGCGCGGTTGGCGAGGTCGGTGACCACCAGCTTGGCACCGCTCATCTTCAGGCGGTGCTCGATCGCCTTGGGGCCGAACGCGGTGAACAGCGGCTGGTAGACCGCGCCGGCGCGCCAGGTGCCGAGAATGGTGGCCAGCAGTTCGGGCGTGCGCGGCAGCATGCCGGCCACCGCGTCGCCGGGCTTGACGCCCCGCTCGACCAGCAGGTTGGCGACGCGTGCCGACAACTCCTTCATCTCCGCGAAGGTGTAGCTGGCGGAGCGGCCGTCGTGGCTTTCCCAGGCGAGCGCGACGCCGCCGGAGGCGACATGACGGTCGCAGCATTCGACGCAGACGTTGATGCCGGTGGCGAAGTTGCCGTCGAACAGGCGTTCGAGGTGCTCGCGGCGGAAGGCCGCCGCCGCCTCGGCGTAGTCTTCGATCCCGGTGGCCGGACGGCCCGTCTCAGTGCTCATCGTGCTTCTTCCCTTGCCCTTTTTGATTGATTTTATGCGGGCGGCTCAATCGGGTTGGTTTCACCGAAGCCGATTGAACGGTGGAATTCTGTGGCAATCCAGGACCAAAGTGACCTAAGTTCGTGGTCGATTTTGCCATGTCAGCGCGGCGAGCCAGCGATGGAGCGGCGGACGATTTCGCCCATGTTCGTCGACGAGGCGGTGGACTGCCTCAGGCGCTCGGACATCTCGCCGGGGCCGGTGCTGGCCTCGGTCGGCCTGCCGGAGGTGGTGCGCGAGCGGGTGTCGGCTGAGCAGTACGGCGCGTTATGGCTGGCGGCCGCAGCGGCGATGGATGACGAGTTTTTCGGCCTCGGCGGGCGGCCGATGCGGCCGGGCTCGTTCACGCTGCTGTGCCATGCCGTGGTCCACGCCGGCACGTTGGAGCAGGCGTTGCGGCGCATGCTGCGGTTCCTGCGGGTGACGCTCGACGATCCGCGCGGCGACCTGGTGGTGGACGATGGCATCGCCACCATCGTGCTCCACGACCGCGGGTCGCCGCGCTCTGCTTTCGCCTATCGCACCTTCTGGATCCTGGTGCACGGCGTCGCCTGCTGGCTGGTGGGCCGCCGCCTGCCGCTGCGCCGGGTCGATTTCGCCTGCGGGCCGCCGGCGTTCGCCGCCGACTACCGCTTGTTCTTCGGCGCGCCGGTGCGGTTCAGCCAGGCCGAAAGCGCACTGGCGTTCGATGCGGGTTTTCTCAAGCTGCGCACCGCCCGCACCGAGCGGGCGCTGCGCGAGTTTCTGCGCGGAGCGCCGGCCAACATTCTGGTGCGCTACCGCCACGACGCCGCGCTCACCGGCGCCGTTCGCACCACGCTTCGGGCGCGGCCGCCGACGGCGTGGCCGAGTTTCGAGGCGCTGGCGAAACAGATGCGGATACCGGCCTCCACCTTGCGCCGTCGCCTTCGGGCCGAGGGCCAGACCTACCAGACCATCAAGGACGAGATCCGGCGTGCGCTGGCGATCCGCTGGCTGGCGGAGAACGAGAAGGCGGTCGGCGACATTGCCGCCGACCTCGGCTTCGCCGAGCCCAGCGCCTTCCACCGCGCCTTTCGCAAATGGATGGCGAAAAGCCCCGGCGCCTTCCGCCGCGAGGCGCGGGCGGGGTGATGCGAAACGTCGCTCGGGCCGGGCGGATTTCGTATGAAATGCAAGAATGTACGTTTGCAGACCGGCTGCCACCGTCGCGGAACCCGCCAATGGTCCGCTTGGCCGCAACGAAGCGGTGGTAACGGTGCGCCATATGGCATCCGCTGCGGCGGCTGCTGATATTACTTCGGCAATCCGCAGCGGGCGTAGACGGCGGCGCCGAGCCGCTCAAGGCGGCGGCGGGCCGCGTCGCTGCGCTCGCCCTCGCGCGGCGGGGTGTGTTGGGCGATGACCCGCGCCACGCAGCCGCTGGCGCGGACGTCGCGCCCCGACGTCTGCAGCCCGCGCATATCGGGATCGTCGTCGGCAACGGCGGTGGCGGCGAGGAGCGCCAGCGGTGCAACCAGCGCCAATCGCAGCGTCACGACCGAGGGCCGCGGGCGGCAAGATCCTCGGCTCTCGCCCAGAACACCTCGCCCTCGCTGGTCTCGGTGTCGAGCCACAACAGCGCGAGGTCGGGATAGGCCGCTTCGACCGCGGTGCGGCCGCGGCCGACCTCGCACATCAGCGCGCCGCTTGCGGTGAGGAAATCGGCGGCCTGATCGATGATCCGCCGCACCACGTCCAGGCCGTCGCTGCCGCCGTCGAGGGCGAGACGCGGCTCGTGCAGCGCTTCCAGCGGCAGGCTCGCCATGCCCTCGGCGTCGACATAAGGCGGGTTGGTCAGGATCAGGTCGTAGCTCTGGCTGTTCACCGGCGCGAACAGGTCGCCGCGGTGGAGCGCGATGCGGTCGGCAAAGCCGCTGCCCTCGATGTTCTGCGCGGCGACCTCGGCAGCCTCGGGCGACAGTTCCACCGCGTCGATGATGGCGTTGGGAAAGAGGTGGGCGGCGAGGATGGCGAGGCAGCCCGAGCCGGTGCAGAGGTCGAGCACGCGCTCGACCGCGTCAACGTCGGCGATGAGGGCGCCGTCGGGGCCGAACAGGTCCTGCCGGAACAACAACTCGCCGATGAAAGAGCGCGGGATGATCACCCGCGGATCGACCGCGAACGGCACGCCCTGGATATAGGTGCGGCCGACGAGATAAGGCGCCGGCGTGCGCGTCGACACGCGCGTCTCGATCAGGCCGAGCAGGCGGGCTCGTTCGCTCCGGGTCAGGCGGGCGTCGAGCCAGGGCGAGATGTCGTCGATCGGCAGGCGAAGCGATTCGAGAATCAGGAACGCCGCCTCGTCGAGCGCGGTGCCGGTGCCGTGGCCGAACACCAGCGGGGCCGCATTGAAACGGCTGACGGCGTAGCGCAGCAGATCGCGCACGGTCAGAAGATCGTCGGCGGCGGCGGCGATTTGGTCGGCGTCGGAGTGTTCGGACACGATTTTTGCAGCGGTTCTGTCGGTGACCATTGCCCGATACCGTCCAAACCAGCCGGGCGCAAGGCAAAGATGGTGGCTAGCGCTGCGATCGGCCATCCTGCCAACGGCAAGACACGGCGGGACGTTTCGGCCGCGGATTTTACATGCGAACGCCGGCCCAAGGGCCGGCGTCTCCAACGCCTTAGATCGATCGCCAAGCCTTTCGCCATAAGGTGGCCGGCCGATCGGGCCGGCAAACTCTCTGGGCTGTCAGGCCGGACCTCGCGCAGCCTCGCGGGCGGCGGCCTACTCGCACACCTCGATGCGGCGCACGGTCCAGCCGTAGCCTTCCACCCACACCCGGCGCTTGGCGACGTAACAGGGCGGCTCATCGATCGGGTCGTCGTAATACACCCGGCGCGGCGGATCGGCGTAATAATAGGTCGGCGCGGCGTTGGCGGCCGCAGCGCCGAGCATGGCGCCGGCGGCGAGCCCGAATATCGCACCGGCGGCGACGGCGCCGCCGCGGTCGCGGGCTTGGGCGGGGGCCGGGGCGAGGGCGGTCGTGGCAGCGACCAACCCCGCGCAGGCGAGCGTCGTGAACGCACACTTCATGGCGATCTCCTCACGCTCCAAAGCGGGGACCATCCCCGGGGGGCGATTCAATCTAGTCCCGGAGTCTTGCCCAGAGATTACGACAAAACGTCGGCGAAGCTCCGGCCGCGACGCGGTGTTCCTGCGGCGCCGGTGGTGTTGCCGCGGCGAGGCGTTGCGGCACGCCTGGGCATTGTCACGGCGGATAACCGTCGGTTAATCCGCGCCGTCCTCATCCAGCGGGTCGACCAGCCGGGTCGCGCCCCACGTCGTCAAGGTTTCATTGGTCGGGTCGGCGACGAAATACCTTGCGGCGTCGCGGTCGTAGCCGTCGGCCAGCAGCGCGTCATAGTCGGTGTAACGGTGACGGATATGCGAGGTCGCGGCGAGCCACACCGCGATGGTTGGCGGCAGGCCGCGCAGCCCCGGCGCCGACAGTGCGCGCTGGAAGATCGCCTCGGCGTCGGCGAGCGGCACCAGCGGCAGAAGCTCGCGCAGCGCTTTGCGCAGCGTGCGCTGGCGCTTGGTACCGGCGGTCATGGCGCAGCCCGGTCGCGGTGATGGGGTTTGATGTCGAGCAGCGCGGTGCCGTCGACGCAGCCGAGCCCGCGCACGGTGAGGATGCGGCCGTCGACCGCGAGCAGCGGGCAGAGCGACAGGGCGATCGGGTTCGGCCGCACCGGCGAGCGCAGGGCGAAAGCGCCGCGCAGCTCGGGCCGGTGGCGCGGCCGCTGCACCAGCACGGTGCGCGGCGACAGGTGCATCCAATAGAGCACGTGAAGGTGGGACGCCGCCTCGATGCCGCGCAGGGCGGCGGCGTAGCGTTCGAACACCTCGACGGTGCAGATGGCGTCGCTGTCGGAGCCGCTGCGCGGACAGTCGGCGCGACTGGCGAACGGCGTGTGGATTCGGCCGACAAAATAAATGCCGGCGTCGAACGACGCCGGCAGATCGATTGCAATTTCCCCCTCGCGGGGGCCGGGTCCTTCAGTCATCGCCATCACACCGTCGCGGGCGACGAAGGCTCGCCGCTCGCGGCCGGTTCGGCAAGAGGGGTTTCGTCAATCACGAAATCCCCGGTCCCGGTGTCGGTCGGACCCTCAGAACGAGATGCCGAGCTTGAGCTTGGCTTCGTACTGGTTGAAGTCGGCGAGGTTGATGTCGCCCATGCCGAGGTAGTCCTCGGACGACTTCTCGCTGCCGGCGACCTGCACCGCCAACGCGCCCGACAGTGCCACGTTCTCGGAGATCGACCACAGGAAGGTCGGGCCGACGAACCACGCGTCGCCCTGCGCCTCGTCGAACCAGGCGCCGGCATAGGCGTGGCGGTAGCTGCCTTCCACGCCGATGAAGAAGTTCTCCGACGCCTGCAGGGTCAGCGCCGCCGAGGTGATGAAGGTCGACTCCTCTTCGCTCGGGGTGACGTCGACCCAAGCCGCCTCGTGCACGAAGTTGAGGGCGAGGAACAGCCGGTCGGGGATCAGTACGGTGTCGAACAGAATCTTGGAGGCGAGGCTGGTCTCGTCGTGGCTGTTGCTGTCGCGATACAGGTTGCCGCCGTCGTCGAAGATGTGGTTGCGGTCGCGCACCCGGCCCCAGCCCGGCTCGAACACCAACGTCATGCCGACGCCGGCCTGGGCGCGGCCGAGCAGCTTGAACTTGGCCTCGATGGCGCCGCCGATCGCCTCGCTCTTGGCGTCCTCGGGGCTAA is from Blastochloris viridis and encodes:
- a CDS encoding 3-hydroxyacyl-CoA dehydrogenase → MNIQDRVFLVTGAGSGLGAASARALVGAGAKVVGLDLNQAAGAALEAEFGPSFRFLAADVTKPEDGATAVALALEAFGHLHGLVNCAGVAPSERVVGREGPHKLESFARAININLIGTFNMIRLAADAIAKQAPDGEGERGVIVNTASVAAFDGQIGQAAYAASKGGVAALTLPVARELARLGIRVVAIAPGIFETPMMAGMPQEVQDALGKSVPFPPRMGRPAEFAALVRHICENTMLNGEVIRLDGALRMAAR
- a CDS encoding acyl-CoA synthetase; its protein translation is MSTETGRPATGIEDYAEAAAAFRREHLERLFDGNFATGINVCVECCDRHVASGGVALAWESHDGRSASYTFAEMKELSARVANLLVERGVKPGDAVAGMLPRTPELLATILGTWRAGAVYQPLFTAFGPKAIEHRLKMSGAKLVVTDLANRAKLADIADCPPVAVVTRPGDSVPLGDIDFRAEIAAKSAAFEPVLRKGTDLFLMMSTSGTTGLPKGVPVPLDALPAFYAYMRDAVDLRPDDIFWNIADPGWAYGLYYAVTGPLLLGHATTFYEGPFNAESTYGVIKRRGITNLAGAPTAYRLLIAAGPAPAAPVKGQLRAVSSAGEPLNPEVIRWFREHLDAPIYDHYGQTELGMVVNNHHRLRHPVHPGSAGLAMPGYRVAVLDEHSRELPPNVPGVLAVDIARSPLLWFGGYWQQETPAIAGGYYRTGDTVELEPDGSISFVGRADDVITSSGYRIGPFDVESALIEHPTVIEAAVIGKPDPERTEIVKAYVVLTADVEPTEHLAEELRQYVKTRLSAHAYPREIEFVEQLPKTPSGKLQRFVLRKREVEQAKEAATHAGDSAA
- a CDS encoding AraC family transcriptional regulator — translated: MERRTISPMFVDEAVDCLRRSDISPGPVLASVGLPEVVRERVSAEQYGALWLAAAAAMDDEFFGLGGRPMRPGSFTLLCHAVVHAGTLEQALRRMLRFLRVTLDDPRGDLVVDDGIATIVLHDRGSPRSAFAYRTFWILVHGVACWLVGRRLPLRRVDFACGPPAFAADYRLFFGAPVRFSQAESALAFDAGFLKLRTARTERALREFLRGAPANILVRYRHDAALTGAVRTTLRARPPTAWPSFEALAKQMRIPASTLRRRLRAEGQTYQTIKDEIRRALAIRWLAENEKAVGDIAADLGFAEPSAFHRAFRKWMAKSPGAFRREARAG
- the prmB gene encoding 50S ribosomal protein L3 N(5)-glutamine methyltransferase yields the protein MVTDRTAAKIVSEHSDADQIAAAADDLLTVRDLLRYAVSRFNAAPLVFGHGTGTALDEAAFLILESLRLPIDDISPWLDARLTRSERARLLGLIETRVSTRTPAPYLVGRTYIQGVPFAVDPRVIIPRSFIGELLFRQDLFGPDGALIADVDAVERVLDLCTGSGCLAILAAHLFPNAIIDAVELSPEAAEVAAQNIEGSGFADRIALHRGDLFAPVNSQSYDLILTNPPYVDAEGMASLPLEALHEPRLALDGGSDGLDVVRRIIDQAADFLTASGALMCEVGRGRTAVEAAYPDLALLWLDTETSEGEVFWARAEDLAARGPRS
- a CDS encoding DUF2293 domain-containing protein — encoded protein: MTAGTKRQRTLRKALRELLPLVPLADAEAIFQRALSAPGLRGLPPTIAVWLAATSHIRHRYTDYDALLADGYDRDAARYFVADPTNETLTTWGATRLVDPLDEDGAD
- the tsaA gene encoding tRNA (N6-threonylcarbamoyladenosine(37)-N6)-methyltransferase TrmO, with the protein product MTEGPGPREGEIAIDLPASFDAGIYFVGRIHTPFASRADCPRSGSDSDAICTVEVFERYAAALRGIEAASHLHVLYWMHLSPRTVLVQRPRHRPELRGAFALRSPVRPNPIALSLCPLLAVDGRILTVRGLGCVDGTALLDIKPHHRDRAAP